The segment TTTTTCCGGTGGACTCGGCCACCCGCTCAATCAATTCAGTCTTGTTCATAGGTCACACTCCTTTTCAGTTGAAACCTCTTCAACCTTCCCTCTCCGGAGGCGGATCATTTAAAGGGCAAATCTCTCTCCTCCCAATCCGTCAGGAAGGTTCAATAGAGCTCTATTCCCCTTTGTTACCCAACTTTCACCGTTCTATACCCTTTCCCCATATGAATCTCACATTTTCAGGTGTCAGAAAAGCGCACCACGGTCAAACTTGTTCCGATTCACCGGGCCCAGGTCAGGGAACAAACCTGTTTTGCACCTGCCGCCTTCAGGGTTTTGGCGCACTCTGCCAATGTGGAGCCGGTGGTATAGACATCATCCACCACCAGCCATTTCTTGTCCATGGCTGTTCCGGCGGAACGAGGGTTCAAGCGGAAAGCCCCGGAGAGGGCGCTCATCCGCTCCCGGCGGCTGCGGCGGCTCTGGGGAGGGGTGGGACGGATTCTTTCCAAAACGGATCCCAGCGGAAGATTCAGACGGCGGGCCACTTCCCGGGCCAGAAGTTCCGACTGGTTGAATCCCCGTTGTTGCATCCTGTCGGGATGGAGGGGAACATAAGTGACCACCTCCGGCCGGATCCCGGCTGCAAAGAGGGCTTCCGCCATCATCTCTCCCAGTGGTTCAGCCAGCACTTCCCGTCCCCGATACTTGAACAGACGCATCAATTCCTTGGGAAATGAAGTATAGCGGAGCACACCCACGTTTCGTTCCAGGTCCCGGGACCGATGACGGAGACAATCGCCGCAGAGGGAAGGGACGGGCCAGCTCCGTCCGCACAGGGGGCAACAAGGCGGCCGGATCTGATGGAGTCCGGCTTTACAGGAGGAACAGAGACGATCCCAGATTCCGGCCCAGACAGCAGCGGAGTGAACGGACCCGCACAGGGGACAAAGTCCGGGAGCGGCAATCCACTTTTCCCACCATCTCCTCATGACCCGGGTGCTCCCCTCTCCACCGACAGGTAACCCCACTCCCCAGCATATCGGTTCAGACTCCGAATCTCCCGGATCGCACCCGTCTGGGCCTCTGTCCACACCGTGGACAGAAACCACACCTCCCCCCGGGGCGAGGCGGGGTCCCTTCCCACACGCCCTGCCACCTGGATCAAGGTGGCACGGTCGAACACCGGGTGATCCGCCCCCACCACCAACACATGACAACGGGGTACTGTCACTCCCCGTTCCAAAATGGTGGTGGTCACCAGAATCTGAAGTTCTCCCGCCATAAAGTCCTGGATCGTATCCCGCCGTTGTTCATGTCTGCCCGTGGCCAACCCGATAGCCGGTTTCAACCCCGGCATGCGATCAACCACCCAGTCCAAAACCAGATTTGTATCGGCAATCCGCGGAACAAACAGAAAGGCCTGTCCCTTCTCCGCTGACACCCCCTTCAGAAAAGACTCCAGCCGCGGGATGGAAGCCCCCCGTTCCAATTTCCGCCACAGGCCCCATATCCGGAATCCTTTGGGAACAGGGAGTGGCTGGCCGTGAAACCGGGCCGGAACCGTCACTGAAGCCATTTTTCCCCGCCGCGCCCGTCTCTTCCAGCTCGACGGCGGCGTGGCCGTCAGATAAACCTGTTGACCGCCGTCGATCAAGCTTCGACGGATCCCGTTGAGCCAGCGGGGATCTTCCTGCAAAGGAAAAGCATCCGCCTCATCCACCACCGCCAATCTGAACCGGCGGTAATAGCGAAGGGTCTGCTGAACCGTCGCCACTGTCAGGCGCCGATTCTCCCGGATCTCCCCCGTCTCCCCGTGAACCTCTGCCACTTCCGTTCCGGGAAAGGCCCGTCGCATCCGCTGCGCCACTCCGGTGACCACCTCCCGGCGGGGAGAGGCCCACAACACCCGCCCGCCCTGCTCCAGAACCTGCCGGATGGCCGGAAACATCATCTCCGTCTTGCCGGAACCGGTGACGGCCCACACCAGCAGCTTTTCCTCTTTCCTTTCCAACCAATGGAGACACTTTGCCGCGGCGTCCTGTTGGGCCAAAGACAAAACGGGCAACCTCAGTTCCACCTTTTGCTCTCCGGACCGACTTCCCGAAGGTTCCACCAGCACCAGAGGCATGCAAGCCCGGTTCCTTCCCAGAATGACACAGCGGTCACACCAGGCGCATTCTCCTCCACAGCGGGCACAGGGGCCGGTAAGGATCCGGTCGGCACCTGCCCCGCAACGATTGCACCTGCGGCGGAGGGCCGCACCTGTCGCCTCGACCCCGGGGAGGAGGGTCGCCCGACCCGTAAGGACCAACCATTGCACCCCCTGTCGGAGACTCTCCTCCTCATCATCCGACTCTCCACCTCCCAACTCATCCCAGATGAGGACCCTTCCCTCCAGTCGCCGGTGCAAGGAGTGGGCCACCCTTTCCCATTGTTTGACACCCTCTCCCCCTTCTCCGGCCAAACAAGGTGGGATTCCCCCGCTCACCCGGCGGAAGGCTTGTCCAAATGAGGGAAAGGATTGGACAGGTCCGATCTCTTCTCCGCAACTCTTCCAAAAAGCGCGATCCACCTCGGGAGCGAGGGTAACCCGTGTGCCCCCCCGAACCCGGTAGATGGCAAACTCCACAGATCTTCCCCACCTTTCCATGCAAAACCCCTCCGGCGGGGAGGGGCAGTCCTGCGCGGATGGCACTGCTGACTACCTGTTTCCGTTATCATTGCGAAGATCGAGAACCAAAGCTGTTCCCCCTCCGGTCGACTCCGGCTCCGTCTCCCGGTCCCATCCGGTGGAGGCTGCGGTGTACGGCAACACTTCCAAAGAAGGGTATCTTCTTTGCAATCGTTGCAGAATCAGAGGTGTGTCATCGGTGGAACCTGTATCCAGACACAAGATCTCGGATGGCCTTCCCGCCAATCTCCTGCGTTGACAATACGAACGGATCACCCACTCCACGTTTTTCTGGCTGTTACGGGTCAACAGGACCAGTCGGGGGGGATTGCTGTGAAGTCCGGGGAAGCTGAATATTCTTGAAAATTGGTCCGCCGTGATCCGGATGACCGCGAACAGCGCAATTCCAAAGAACAGCCACTGTTCCATTGCTTTTGTCCCCCTTTGCCCCCAATATATGCACAAGGGGTCCGGGGGGTTCAGGAGAAGGGACGAACCCGGCATCCACAGTACCCCCCTTATTTTATCTTTGTTCCCTTATTTTGTGAACCGGTAAAAATAAAAGAACCGCCCGGACAGGCGGTCCTGCATGACATTTACAGTTTTTTTCTCTTTCCCCGAACCCTTGCAACCCGAATCCGGAATCGGAGATCTTACAGACCGGCACCAGCCCGAAGGAAATCCGCCTTGTCGGTTTTCTCCCAGGGAAGGTCGAGATCCGAGCGGCCGAAATGGCCATAGGCCGCCGTCTGCTTGTAAATCGGACGGCGCAGATCCAATTGACGGATGATGCCCGCCGGCCGGAGATCAAAATGCTTCCGCACCAAGCCGACGAGGGTTTCCTCCTCCACCCGGCCTGTCCCAAAGGTATCGATATGGATGGAGACGGGACGGGCGACACCGATGGCATAGGCCAGCTGAACCTCACATTTATCCGCCAACCCGGCGGCCACGATATTTTTGGCCACATACCGGGCAGCATATGCTCCGGAACGATCCACCTTGGTCGGGTCTTTGCCGGAGAAGGCCCCTCCTCCGTGACGGGCGTAACCCCCATAGGTATCAACAATGATTTTCCGCCCCGTCAACCCGGCATCCCCCATCGGACCCCCGATGACGAAGCGGCCGGTGGGATTGATGTAAAAAATGGTCCGGTCGTCCAGCATGTCTGCCGGAATCACCGGGTGGATCACATGCTCCCGGATCTCCTCCTGGATGCGGTCGAGGGAAACCTCTTCCGAGTGTTGCGTCGAGACGACCACCGTATCGATCCGTACCGGGCGGTCTCCCTCATACTCCACCGTCACCTGTGTCTTGCCGTCGGGACGGAGATAATCCAAGGTTCCGTCCACCCGCACTTCATGGAGGTGACGGGCCAGGCGGTGGGCCAGCGAGATCGGCATCGGCATCAGTTCCGGTGTCTCATTGGTGGCAAAACCGAACATCAGTCCCTGGTCTCCGGCACCGATGGCATCGATTTCCTCCTCGGTCATCTGCCCTTCCCGCTTCTCCAGGGCTTCATCCACCCCGGCGGCGATATCGGGGGACTGCTCATCGATGGAGGTCAACACCCCGCAGGTTTCCGCATCAAATCCATACTTCGCACGTGTGTATCCGATCTCCCGGATCGTCTCCCGGACGATCTTGGGAATATCCACATAACAAGTGGTGGAAATCTCTCCGGAAACCAGCACCAGCCCCGTCGTCACAGATGTTTCACAAGCCACACGGGCATTGGGGTCCCGGGCCAGAATTTCATCCAATACCGCATCGGAGATCTGGTCACAGATCTTGTCCGGGTGTCCCCCCGTAACCGACTCCGATGTGAACAGCGTTCGCAAGATGATTCCCCCTTCACAGCCAAAGATTGTATCCACAGGAAAAAGCCCGGAGCAGGCCCCCGAAGACCCTCCCACATCCGGCTGCTCTTCAACGTTGATTACACTGGAAAATTCCATCTCAAGGATACATGAAAAGGGGCCTGATGACAAGCGGATGGCCTGTGGCGACATCTCAAGGCGTACGGGGAGTATTCGACCCCGCAAACCCAAGGGAGGGCCGATCGTGTCTGTCCTGATCGGCAGAAAGCACGAAGTCCGCCTCCGCCAAATGGGAGCCGGACTTCCGCCATCGCTGCTTCATGTTGTCAACGGGATCATTCACCCTTTCGAGCAAGCATTCAACAGCCCCGACCAAAGAGAGATTGTGATCAGGAAGACCCAAGAGTAACCTTCAATCGATAAGATTTGCCGGCATCGGCGTCCCCTCCCCGGACCCGGAGATAGTAGGTGCCGGGAGCCAGCTCGGAGCCCAGGTCGCTCTGTTTCCTGCCCTTGGACAGATGCTTTTCTTCCAGGACCCGCAGATTTTCGTCGTAGAGCCACCAGGTGGTGTCCTCAGCTCCCCGGGGGATTCGGATCTGAATGGTGGCCTTCTCTGTTTGGGGGAGGAAAAGGATATACCAATCGGGATCCGCCTCCCCGTCCATCCTTTCCGCAGTGGTGCCGGGGTGGAGGGGGGCGGCCCGTGAGGGGGTACGATGGGCCTCTTCTGCATCCCCGTTTTTCGGTTCAAACCGGACGATGAGATTGTACGGATCATCGATGGGGTTGGTCCCGTAATCGGACACCCGGACGTAGACACTCTCTTGCTTCACCTTCATCCGGTATTCCTCGGCTTTTCCTTCCGCCCCTTGATCCACCTTC is part of the Kroppenstedtia eburnea genome and harbors:
- a CDS encoding ComF family protein; this encodes MRRWWEKWIAAPGLCPLCGSVHSAAVWAGIWDRLCSSCKAGLHQIRPPCCPLCGRSWPVPSLCGDCLRHRSRDLERNVGVLRYTSFPKELMRLFKYRGREVLAEPLGEMMAEALFAAGIRPEVVTYVPLHPDRMQQRGFNQSELLAREVARRLNLPLGSVLERIRPTPPQSRRSRRERMSALSGAFRLNPRSAGTAMDKKWLVVDDVYTTGSTLAECAKTLKAAGAKQVCSLTWAR
- a CDS encoding DEAD/DEAH box helicase is translated as MERWGRSVEFAIYRVRGGTRVTLAPEVDRAFWKSCGEEIGPVQSFPSFGQAFRRVSGGIPPCLAGEGGEGVKQWERVAHSLHRRLEGRVLIWDELGGGESDDEEESLRQGVQWLVLTGRATLLPGVEATGAALRRRCNRCGAGADRILTGPCARCGGECAWCDRCVILGRNRACMPLVLVEPSGSRSGEQKVELRLPVLSLAQQDAAAKCLHWLERKEEKLLVWAVTGSGKTEMMFPAIRQVLEQGGRVLWASPRREVVTGVAQRMRRAFPGTEVAEVHGETGEIRENRRLTVATVQQTLRYYRRFRLAVVDEADAFPLQEDPRWLNGIRRSLIDGGQQVYLTATPPSSWKRRARRGKMASVTVPARFHGQPLPVPKGFRIWGLWRKLERGASIPRLESFLKGVSAEKGQAFLFVPRIADTNLVLDWVVDRMPGLKPAIGLATGRHEQRRDTIQDFMAGELQILVTTTILERGVTVPRCHVLVVGADHPVFDRATLIQVAGRVGRDPASPRGEVWFLSTVWTEAQTGAIREIRSLNRYAGEWGYLSVERGAPGS
- the metK gene encoding methionine adenosyltransferase; this translates as MRTLFTSESVTGGHPDKICDQISDAVLDEILARDPNARVACETSVTTGLVLVSGEISTTCYVDIPKIVRETIREIGYTRAKYGFDAETCGVLTSIDEQSPDIAAGVDEALEKREGQMTEEEIDAIGAGDQGLMFGFATNETPELMPMPISLAHRLARHLHEVRVDGTLDYLRPDGKTQVTVEYEGDRPVRIDTVVVSTQHSEEVSLDRIQEEIREHVIHPVIPADMLDDRTIFYINPTGRFVIGGPMGDAGLTGRKIIVDTYGGYARHGGGAFSGKDPTKVDRSGAYAARYVAKNIVAAGLADKCEVQLAYAIGVARPVSIHIDTFGTGRVEEETLVGLVRKHFDLRPAGIIRQLDLRRPIYKQTAAYGHFGRSDLDLPWEKTDKADFLRAGAGL